ggaaagtcagaatggcagtcgctttcgtaaaaactagtgcctatgccaatacctgggattagttgccaagcggaccccaggctcccatgaaccgtggccaaaataccgggacaacgcgaggaagataatgatgatgaattcatattgaataaaataataaagctcCTGTGGCAAATTAAAGAGCCAGAATTTCCGAGTTGATATAATAGGCCATGAATAGGCCCCGTTTTTACCATATGAAAAGAAACTTGCAAACCACAAAAGAAAGCTGCTCGGTACCTATAAACTTAATGGTTTTTTCTTTCATTAAAAACGGCTTTCTCAAAGAAAACTACAAAACTACGTATAACAATGACTTACTAACAACAATCTAAACTGGAAATTGGTAGACTTTACACCTTTCCAATAACGTTTCAAATAGTTAACACTAAACGATGCTACAAATCGATTTTGGTGTTTACATGACTACACGTTCTTGGCAACGGCGAAATGTCAACCGCCCTCCAAACAAGCCCGGGCTCCAAATAAGCGGGACGTGTAAATAATACTATGGAAGACGATAAGGGGAAGGAGGACGCGGAGGATTGGAAGATTTACGAGGCCCTGTGCAGCAAAACACCAACAGAGGTAAGCGGAAAGTAAAGGTACCTATGGATATCTGAAAGGATATTGCATAACTGGATCTGGGCCTCTGGGGcccaatttttgaatttcgagcggtCGATTTCGTcacgaaaatctgtggaaaagggtgaatgctatttttgaatacgaacgatagaaattgggaatccagtggtataattttaaatgccTTGTAGTGAAGATGGAGATAATATTAAAGGGACAACACGAAAacgatcgaaattcaaaaatcggcgcAGTAATTTTTGGAGTTTAGAATTTAGAATGTTCCATAggtttatttagtttaaaacttGATTACATTTTGTCGGTTTAAAAGGACATCGAGACTTTGAAGGACTTAGATACCTGGTGCAACGAACGGTACTCCACCTTTCTAGGGTGCGTCTctctccgtccgtctgtctgtcagaaTTGTCAGATTGTTAAATATATCGAGAACACAGACTGtgctcgagaaccacttaagctatcgatttgaattTGGTACAAGCCAGGATGtaaacccgcaacctccggattgaaatataaaatatatatacattatttttcaccacaccaactggtaaaggccctcttgttTGTTCagaaactaatgagaaagttgcattttatccacatgcggGGCAAAGAAATCAgttgttttcttaaagttagctagtagaatagtctataaaatgatgattttgagttttttttaatacgttcatttggatttgatttaatttgatgtTCTTTTTGTAATTTCATAGTAGTTTCCTTgtgttgatgtggtgaaaaattttgtgttgtACTCAGAGGTAAAGTATGTTTAACCCTCTCGTGCCTTAaaatcctcgcaacgctcaGGATTCCAGTTctagaaccactcgctacgctcgctctattttagaatctttcgcttccttgggtatcaatatcagcacgagcggttaaacaataactttgcgcccttgtaaaacaaacaacaattgtgtaacaagagagcaaagttagTTTTTTCTGCAAGTGCTAATTTTGAGTCCCGAGGATAGAAGGGAAACATTCAACAATAAAATCTCGCTACACTCGTGATTctaatttagaattttgaacgTACCGAGGAACTGTTAAGGCAGGAACTGGAAAAAACTATGAGGTAAAGAAAAACATACACACCCATTACCCATGCACCCATTTACCCACACACTCATTCGCTCATTTAACCAAACACCCATTCACCCAACCCCCCATATACATACCAATTCCAATTGGTATTAATTACACTACGCACTTTGAAATGTTTTCTGTCaatcagtgagcaaaatcgaaTTGTGCTTACTATTTTTAAGCATCAAAGCAATCTGGCCTTGTTCGATCGAGCTGAGATAggtgaagaaaaaaattaaagtcgATTTAGATCAAAAATTATTATCTCTGAAAAACCAACACACTTAGTACATTTAACACATCCACTGCCAGCGACCCACTTGGCGGTTTCCCTGTCCGCTCTTCGCTACGGTCTTACCccgtgttatcggctacgctcgtagcgtgtagctcgcgctggcagtAAATATGTTAGGTTGCGCAAATTAGTGACCCGATTTGCTGATAGATGACGCTGTACACCCAGATGCTCATTTTCTACTTCGCGCTGctaagattttaattttttttcatgaccTCTGTCCGCAGTCTTCAAACTAATAAAAGACCgattttagggttctgtaccaaaaaGGATCCTCCATGGTGCGACTACATCTGAACGTCGGAGAATTCCAGAAACTACGCACAATGATGTCACATTAGAGTTCATTTTCGAAATTACCCGACATTCGGAAGTATTCCTTATTACCTAAACACACCTAACATAAGAACATTTATCTAATTGGTTTAATAATTTATCGAATGCATGGTATAGCTAATAGGTACAATATAGCTACTTTGTGTCGTGGTGATCGATGTCACatgaaaactgtgacattttTGCACATTTTTGAGATTAATTGTCAATAtagcaaaatataaattttggcATAAAAAATAGTTCATCTCTATCTGGTAGGAGTGGTAGGACTGTTTAaagttataaaacttataaaccatAGAATATTTTGGACCATTTTGTGGAAGTGCAATCTTGGAGCATTATAATCATCAATGTATTTGCAAGATTTGAGAGGTCGCATCTTGCAAGATCTCAGTATTTTGCGAGATCCCGCAAATCTAACATTGCAATgaatcatttatttaaaaagaaaactacgaaataaaactatgtaacCGGATTATGTCacgtataataaattaaatgtaatttaataaccaGCCTTAAAATtcatagtttttatttcattattctTGTATCAttattgttgatgttgttgttgtgttgttagttgtcaagcggaccccaggctcccaagagccgtggcaaaatgctgggacaacacgaggaaaaAGAAGATTCTTGTATGTGGGTAGTTTTgcaaattgtaattttgacagaggttaatatatattaatccGATCTTGCAAATCTTGAGAGATCGCGCACGATTTAGCGAGTAAAATATGGACGAGATCTCGGAATACCCTTTGTGCGTCTATTAAGTTCCTTAATCGAAGCTTAATTATAGCTTTAATGCTATTAATACCTAACTCATTACGTGCATAATGATAAAAAGCCACGGCACTAATTGAAGTAATCCATCACATGTTCAAACGGTACCTGTCAGGTAATCGGTACCAGCTACGTTACTCGTATCGGCATTTCTTCTTTAAAGGCTGCGCTTTTTGCTAAATCAATTATGATCGTACTTTTACTACGATGCAAAGTAGCGTGCTCAAAACCGTACCATGCAGCGATTTCTCTGAAACTATAGATACCTACAGTTCGTAGCTATAAAAATAGCTTAACGGAATTCGTTTTTCCCTTTTATAAGGTTGTCGATAGCGGAGCTGCTTAAATATGTACCTGCATAGAACCCTCATGTCACGGTCTTTATCTGATAAATCATGTCAACAAAGTCATAATTTGTTTGGGTGGGCTTTCCTTTTCATGGTAATGAGAATATCGTGCCTTTCGCGAGCTTGAAATAGCAATACGGGTCACGCAAACTTTTTAACATGAAGTACAGCTTAGTAGTTGTCTTCTGCTCGCTTGGATAGGACTGTCTGACAATAAATACTCGCCATGGCATTTTGTAAGTTATGACTGTAATTATAGTGCCACTGTTAGCCTATTGAAGCCGCACCTTCGATGAATTATTTATCGTGTACTTGTACAGATGGACGCGGACGTGGGGAATGACGTCGTCACCGCCTTGAGGAGCGATCTCGCGGGGCTGCAGTATAAGCGAGATAAATTGTTGTCTGAAGTGAGTATGCgatacctataggtacctacaacccGGGCTAAAAGTATGAAAACGAAAAACCTGGCCTGGCACTAGTTCGAAAGGATAAGTACGTGTTGCCACTAAAAAAGCTTTTTCTTCGACCTGAAAGTCGGTAAAGTAGAATAAGAATTAGCATTCGAACAATGCAATCGTTTTTAAGTATTAGTTATTGTAGGTAGATGTGTAATTAGTTCACATTGGGCTTGTTTGCACAGCATATGTACCACATTGAGGTTTAGTCTTTCACATTAGATATTCGACACAAAATCAAATCCGATGCCCTCACCTAACAtccgatatttattttatacatcaCTCAGACTAGGTACCTAGTCCAAGCTAACAGAGCGTCGATATGATCTTTGGTCGTTGACATATCAGTTTTCACTTCCATATAggacattacataatattagttttttacTGCACCGAAGTCTGCTTCAGCATTGGCAGATAGTGATTGGATTCTAAATTCTTACTAGGCATTCGAAACGTTTCAgcttatttaagtttaaaataacacatatttattatgtaaagcAGAGGcgctttccatatagatttttgtacattgacctgcctgttgctatctctattgcacacgcataattatattgctgtcccgcccatgatgccggttgtcaatgtcactgggCGAGCTTCACAGCTGTATAactatgcgcgtgcaatagagataacAACAAGCGGGTCAATATACGAAATTCTATATGGAAAGCATCTCTTCTTTACCTATTCATTTCTGCATTCTAATCATGTTTCAGGTCAGCGATTTAAAGAACCAAATGCTTTCTCGTGATCAAAGAATTTTAGAGCAGCAGGTGGAAATCGACCACCTGCGCGAACAAAATGCCAGACAAAATGCGGTCATATCATCTCTTAGGAAGAAAATACAGGACCTCGAAGAAATACAGCGCAACCTGCAAGCTGCTCAAGGGAGGAGCGACATGACAGTACAGACTTTACAGAGGGATAACCGCTACTACGATGACAAAATAAAAGACTTAGAAAGAAGCTTCGCACTCTTGAATTAGAGTGTCACAACGAAGAGCAACAGAAGGAAAATGCACGCTGCCAGTTTCACGACTTAGTGCGTCGCTTATCTGCGGCGTTGGACGCTGAATTCTGCGACACTACCCACACCCATTCCCCCGAAAGCCTTATAATCAAAGCGGCGGAGTTGGTGCAAGAAATAACAAGGCTTAAAAACAAATGCATGAACACTACGGAGAACTTGTCGAGTGTTGAGCAGGACTTTAGGAGTTGCCGGGATGCGCTGGAGAGAGCTAACGCGGATAAAGACATGCTGCAACGACAGGTAATGtacctaaattattttttactaagcAGGGTTGTCTGCTAACGGGCTGATGAAATTCTGTGTGACATTATTTAAGAGAGATACGAGACTGCTGCATCAACCCAATTCGAACAATCCTTATAAgttgtcacagcgatacgataccgatctgtcagtgtcaaaagtgaaatttcttcaaccaaaaacgtcagaTCACaccttataagcattgttcgaattgggccgttacTGGGATACCGTCCGAATATTGTGAAAGTATATAGCAGTCAGTACATTTAGCATCCAGCTTCCAGCCCTATTGACACTGTGAATtgtgttttttctattttactggattttttctgttattaaatttaatgagtCGATCCATAACTTTCCTCATCATCTAAGGTCTGGAAAAATCTTTAAGTACTAAGTATATAGAAAAGACATACCTACTTCTTAAGCACTGATAGCCCGTTGTGTAACCAGTAACGGTGTATACCGCATTAAATCGTTCAACATTTTTTCTACTAACCAGATGCCTGCTTACCAAAACTGAATTGTAAAACTACCAGGTGACATCTCAGCTGCTAGAGCTGGAGCGACTACGGCAGGAGAAGGAGTCTCTATCCGTACAAACAAGAGTCCTGGACCGCGAGCTGCATGAGGCGCGCGAGAAACTGTCCCACTGCTCCAAGAATCTATGCGTCGTCACCGACAACGTCAACCAGAATGAGTCCATGATTGTACAGCTGAAAGGTGGGTTGTTATTAAAATGGCAGGTGACGTCTCGGCTGCTAAATCTGGAGCGACTACGGCAGGAGAAGGAGTCTCTGTCCGTACAAACATGAGTCCTGGACCGCGAGTTGTACGAGGTGCGCGAGAAGCTGTCTCACTGCTCCAAAAACCTGAGCGTCGTGACCGACAACGTCAACCAGAATGAGTCCATGATTGTGCAGCTGAAAGGTGGGTTGTTATTAAAGTGGCAGGTGACGTCTCAGCTGCTAGAGCTGAAGCGTATCCTCCAGCAAATATTAAATTGGTTTTAACATGGTTTTTCAATATCTTTAACGACTGTTAAACATGGTGGGACAAAATACGCCTCGAAACTTTCTTCAAGAATTAACCATAACACATTTGATTTGGTCTTACCACGATTATTATAAACTTGTGTAATTACGGTCGCAGAATTTGAAGGTTTGTcacttttgaaccttaatgCCATTACATATACTTATAGAATCGAAAAGTGACAATCAAATTCCGTGACTGTACTTAAGTCCTTTAATTAAGCCATTTATATGTCTTATTTCGTGTTAAGCAATTTATAGTCGTatatgaaaatttgtttctttatatattttcagaGGACCTCCGCCATCGCGACGAAAAATACCAAAGATTGCAAACGGAATTccgtaacacaatggaatcaatcGCGATTCTCCTGAGCCTACCGACACGATTCGTCGAGGCACACGAGAGCACTATCAAGGACAGGATTAGGGAGATACTGAGCGATAACAAGGATAAAACAGTGGTATGTTAACACACTTTACTCGTTGGTAGATTTTATCTCGCAGAAGGTTaagcagggccggatttaggggagggcaaccggggctactgccccgggcctccacaaaagaggggcccccaaaatagagaattcggtacaTTTACCAttaaatttggggccagggggcctccactcctttattgcccgaggcctccagacctctaaatccgacATTGAGGTTAAGGAATGGTAAAGTTATCCTTTCAGGGAACATTATCATAATTACAGCTGTTGGAATTATAACTTTGTGTCAAATAATTAACAAGATTTCAAAAAGACTTTCCGCTGCGGGAGTTTGCCACTCAAATGCATCCTTTGATTTGGCTATGATGTAAGAATCTAGATCAACAGTTAATTGTTAATTATGTATGCtacttacatgtttttttattgagtaTCAATATTAATACACATAATTGTGATGATAAACCCgattaagtttagtattaacAAGCAAATCGCGTGAGGACTGTGAGGAGTTAGCGTTTGGTATAAGGAACATATAAATTGGATAGTGGGTggattaactatttatttatttatttaaaatttaaaaaaattatattgttacgtACCTATCTATAGTAGTAGAGTTAGGAGAAgtagtaaaatataaacaaatcgTGCCTCATATTCGATAGCTGATGTAGAAGTCGCAGTAGGGCCCCGTCGCAATTGGGACTCTAGTTTTCGCTGTTATAGTTGGCGCTGgcggtccgcttggcaactaatcccaagaattggtataggcacgaaagcgactgccatctgaccttccaaagcagatggtaaactaggccttaggCTTAGAGATTAGTCCggattcctcacgatgttttccttcaccgaaaagcgactggtaaaaatcaaatgatatttcgtacacaagttccgaagaactctttggtacgagccgggctctgaacccgcgacctccggatcgcTACGCTCTTcccgctaggccatcagcgtttcgaatagaccgcgagccaggaacagatttccatgaccaatcgcctcccgggcgaaaactcttATAGTGGTTAatggctatgtatgatgaacccttgtggacgtcagctgccgctccgttggtgggttgaggaatggcagctaCCGAAATTGAAGCTGTATagcaacatacatacatatgattCGAGTATTCGACTGTCAAAATCAGTGCTATGATTGTTAGACTTTACTTCTCATCTACAATCAGTGACTCGTCGCTAATAACTAACCTAACCcctatttataaaaatttgcAAGCACTTAGAAATCTGTGTTAATTTTTGACTGTGTTAACTTTTcaacaaacagaaatgtcaaaatcacggatagggacaaacgatttGGAAcggtttatgaataacgccataaaccTGTAGGTACGAAGTATATATGTACGatacgaaattttaattatattatggcTTTGAGTATCTTCTCAATATACCGGTAATCTATCCGGGATTAGCTCAATTGACAGTgttaaatacttacctaatGTAActcataaatatatgtatatctatatacGTTTCTTCactttacaagggggcaaagttgttgtttaaccgctcgtgctaatattaatacccgagcaagcgaaagattccaaaattggacCACAAGCATAGCGAATAGCTCGAGAAgttgaatcttgagcgttgcgagggtttcaaggcacgagggttatacaaactttgcctccgagtgaaacacacaatttttcaccacaccgccgcgaggaaaataataactatgaaataccaaaaaattcaaaccaaatcaaatcaacatttaaaagttatttataccagctaacataagaaaacaactcaaaatctcatctgattactttgccacatgtggataaaatgcaactttctcattagtttttgaacaatcaagagggcctttaccagttggtgtgatgaaaaaacttttcttttgcaatttttttttgcaaaaatccAAATTCAAGCGATTTTTAACATCTTATTGTAGCAAATCGACGCGCTACGCGAGAAGCTGGGCATGGAGTCGCAGCAGCTCAGCCGCGCGGCGCACGCGCACGACCAGGCCTCGACCCGCGTGCGGATACTAGAGGACGAGCGCAACATACTCGAGGGCAAGGTACCTACTTCGTGAatcggaaaacatattttattatattactgtaGTAAAAGGGACCTTATCTTATGATTGGGTGATTTTTGGGTCGTGATCCCGAAGATTTCCCGTGGGACcgatatgaaaataatttacctttttcttctactttgGGCCTTCAAGGTGTGTAGatttattttcgtaattttGTAGTTAGTCCTATGAGGAAATTTGTTTTGTATGACcatcttaatacatttttgacattcaaGATCAGGATCTCAAAATCACCTAAGTATTGTGGATCaccaaaaaccggacaagtgcgagtcggactcgcccaccgagggttccgtactttttagtatttgttgttatagcagcaacagaaatacatcatctgtgaaaatgtcaactatCTAACTATCAAGGTTCatcagatacagcctggtgacagacggacagacagacggacggacagcggagtcttagtaatagggtcccgttttaccctttgggtatggaaccctaaaaatggctgtATTTATTTCTTCAGCCCTTTTCCAGgcacgatttatcgaccacatacgagccaaaagaatttcaactttagtattccgatttaaggttcaaattcatTTCACTTTCGGGAAATGTCACTTGTCTTCAAATGTATCATCAAATCTGGATAATtcgaatatatttggattttttgggaaaaccttgtagattgatGTGGCCTGAAAAAGGGTTCAAACCATACCTAACGTacattattttgacgaccggtctggcctagtgaccctgcctatgaagctgatggtcccgggttcaaatcctggtaagagcatatattagtgtgatgaacacggatatttgtttccgagtcatgggtgttttctatatatttaagtatttataattatatattatatatatcgttgtctaggtacctacaacacaagcctaattgagcttactgtgggacttagtcaatttgtgtaataatgtcctataatatttatttatttatgtacaataaataagtatacattatattttatagtaatacctACGGGCGCTCTGTCCGTAGCCGCCTTTCGCCACATACGAGTTTTCGTATGTTCTCGGCTCCGCTTGTAGCGCGTAGCACGCGTCGGCACCGAATGTGTTAaagatataatatgtatttcatagGTGCACAAACTAGAGGCTGAACTGGCGGCGCTCGAGCTCACCAGGGACAACTTACGCAAGGATAAAGCTAATGTAAGCATCTCATTTGGAATAATCAAAGATATTCAAATTTAATCCTGATATCACAAAGTCGCGTTCCACCGAAATCTAAAGTTTACCTGCATACCTtcttatacaatgtgtttgtgcacgtatagtggagccggtaaccacgtatagtacgatgaattttatcgacaaatcaccccccatacctatgttttttctcaaccattttaaaaatgcagcccttcaaagttttatggcgccaaacacaactgcacttggttaatgtatcattatctgtccatttacctatcgcacatttaaaaaataataatcattcgatagcaTATGAATTAAAGCATACATTTCAACCATATATGTcacagagaattttccacaattactcaaGAATTAacaacaaagataaaaattgtcttcaatattttacttttttttcacattttaccttttttttcaaaaacgaggtcgttgacctgtaccatttttattgttaaatgatagtacaggatatcagctaaaagatGACCTCAAAATGATAGCCTTCTTTAAAActtttcacaagttacacgagtccaaacaagaccttctcTAATGAGCATCTGCTTAGTTCTAAAGAATAATTGCCCGCCGCCCGAATTATCATTTAgaacaggggttcccaatctttttcaacatgcggcgcagttacaagtttagtattttgcaacggcgcccttgtaaatttaaaatcacggtcgaaaaagagtgacacgacgttatattatttaccgatgcgagcgctcaaataggtacccgcgaatatttgtggtttcggataatgatagaactcacggcgcccctctttactttctacggcgcaccagggcgccgcggcgcacactttgggaacccctgattTAGAACTAAAGCAACTTTGTTCGACGCAcattacagtacccctagtgtaaatattttcgacagcgaaacgtgacgtacgcgtttgcgttaagtgtcattttgtatgagatttttgactttccaaaacgtcccgcttggcgcgctgttcaaaaacccatacaaaatgag
The nucleotide sequence above comes from Cydia pomonella isolate Wapato2018A chromosome 2, ilCydPomo1, whole genome shotgun sequence. Encoded proteins:
- the LOC133515372 gene encoding LOW QUALITY PROTEIN: coiled-coil domain-containing protein 170 (The sequence of the model RefSeq protein was modified relative to this genomic sequence to represent the inferred CDS: inserted 1 base in 1 codon); protein product: MEDDKGKEDAEDWKIYEALCSKTPTEMDADVGNDVVTALRSDLAGLQYKRDKLLSEVSDLKNQMLSRDQRILEQQVEIDHLREQNARQNAVISSLRKKIQDLEEIQRNLQAAQGRSDMTVQTLQRDNRYYDDKIKDXRKKLRTLELECHNEEQQKENARCQFHDLVRRLSAALDAEFCDTTHTHSPESLIIKAAELVQEITRLKNKCMNTTENLSSVEQDFRSCRDALERANADKDMLQRQVTSQLLELERLRQEKESLSVQTRVLDRELHEAREKLSHCSKNLCVVTDNVNQNESMIVQLKEDLRHRDEKYQRLQTEFRNTMESIAILLSLPTRFVEAHESTIKDRIREILSDNKDKTVQIDALREKLGMESQQLSRAAHAHDQASTRVRILEDERNILEGKVHKLEAELAALELTRDNLRKDKANFVAFLERLSRTMNMDELTQDIGIELHTDSIMHRAEQLARLESDKIVDKLLYYGYYGTLPRLRRERSFHDLPYLKETAVVYQLQRRIRILREQIQRKDLHLDLLRRKLSVQEESSRVRAVLQAERDEATARSKKLARQCDKLAAQLGDARAQLRDLHAQVADAAEYKITSLERARKIEELQKKLDEAELLRARYNRKVNVLKDQVRNTGETYEQERTTSEHQINMLRDDLARTKEALAESHRREAQLTSFRNSIAKLLGILVPSSVSDFEMVSRLQKLIDAHHDFTVVSRRYDDPTLLRASSRSPPPSRCRTRTPDRSLRYDDSGYADPAFDLEDDLYKARAAL